DNA sequence from the Manihot esculenta cultivar AM560-2 chromosome 11, M.esculenta_v8, whole genome shotgun sequence genome:
acatagaaaattttcatttagaaTTACATGGCCGTGAGACACGAACCTGACAGCCGCATTAATCACCGTCTGTTTTTCAAAGCAAGTGAAAAGTCAAatgctttttaaatttttttttttttaaaaagctaCAAGTATGCGGAGGGAAAAGGACCCACCCTCGATTCGCTCACCTCACCGCCAATATGGGACCCATATTGGCATATAGAATGCTGTGATCAACTTGATCATCTACACTTCCTGCAATCAAGTGCTTCGAAGTTTTCATGGGACGCGATGCAGCTGATCACCGATTGGATTAGCGATTTTACCGTTTTATCCTCAATCGGTGTTCTACAATTGTAGTTTatggttttatttttatagtgttGGTAAATAGAATCACACCAAGGGCTAGGAGGGgtaaaattttcagttaaacataataataattattattattttataaatttatgtttattttttccatataatttaataaaacatatattatcaaaataatagattgatttacattttaatttactctatttaaaaaaataattagacaTGATTTTCCGTTAGCAAAAAAAcatcaaattttaataaataaaatttcaatatatcAACTTTAGATAAATAAGTTTCATAAATTTCACCGATCAACTTCTCCATAAGTTTTTTAAGTAGTTTCTCTTtttgataattaataataaaatgaaagagtatttataataaataatttgaaataataattttaaaaataaaaataacaaaataaatttaaaattaaaaaaaattgatagtatttttttatttagtaataaaataaagtgaaatGCTAAATAAACAtccaaatataaaatatttataagagatttaatattaatattaatattaatataaaattttaatatcatattaagtttgaattaattttaattaaaaatggcTATTagtcaaatatttttaaatattcgaTTTGAGTGaattataatatgataaaattaaattttttaaattaaaatattaataaaaaataattattaattaaaatatatgaaattaaatagatttaaattttaatagttgaATTTGAGACGGTGCGAGTATTactgatataaattaaatttgagttgaaatagtttaatttttatgattattctatctatttatatttttatttttaattattcaattcTAAACTGCTGAGGAATTGTAaccatttttcttttattttaccaatgggttttcaatttattattaattgctAAGGAAATTCAGTTGCTAAATTCACTAATCTTTGCATTAGATGTAAGGCTCTGTGTTGAAGCGACAACACAACACTGGAGCTTGGTCTTTTTACAGCTTCAGGCTCTTGGCCTTTGGGTGAGGTGTTTGGTCATGACTTTTGTGTAaacttttttgtttttactttttgacTTAATTGTTTGTGTTGGTGAGTGGTTTGTAGCATTTTCTATTATCATTACTGTTAATGTCTGAATTGTTTGTACTTGTCGTATTGAGCTATGTCGTGTTGAGAATTTTATTAGTGTTCAAACCGTTAGAGGTGTTGGTGTTCGTATTGGTGAAAAATCGATATTCAagtaatgaaaaaataattctatcattatattaaattaaaaataatagtctAATAgctgtataaataaattttttagagtTTTAATTGCATAGCTACTGCTCAAATTGGGATCACAGAAATCAGGGGCGGAGGGAAGATACGACAAGaggcacgtgccgtaccggcgaccgaaaaatattttgaagggAATAAAGGTGTCACAGCGGCGCAGCCGAtggtgccgcagcggcgcagccgaTGCTCTACCAAAAAAAATTCCTGGCTTCACCACTGGCAGAAATGGAGGATGGATGGAGTGATCATTGGCTTAGTTTGCTGCGGTccgtttttgcttttttttttttttttccagaatTTGGACTCCTTGGATCTTTGAGCTTTGAGTTAGATCTGTTATTGTTGGGTTAATCCCAATGttgttgaaatttattttttgagcTATTTCAAtactttttttaatgataaaaaaattaagactccatttaaataatataatataaattttgtataatttaaaatatgtatatttaaaCTACGTTCATAAATCAATAATActtgtttaaaatttattgaatttgcCTTCATTATAAGACAGATTCACTTATTAGCGgttgaaattataattttttaaatataaaataaattatttattaaaatatattatatacacagtaaaaaattatttttttataaaaattttacacGATTGTTAAACTGTtgcattaataattaaatataatattattatataaaacttaaaatgttgagtgataatatattatttttaaatataaacagAGGGAATCTTTTGCTTTTTATGgggaaatttattaattttgatataatttatgGATTAAAAATTAGATTAATGATATTAATATCACTATCAAAAGGACTTGAAAAGTATAAGATATATTAGATAAAGGAATGGTTAGTTGCTAACCCACGTATGAGATTAAGCTAATAAGCAAAGATTTTTAGGCCTATTAAGCATCGATACATCAAAGGACACGTGTCCTAAGTGGGTGCCCTAAATCTTAATTAATCTTGGATTAGTGTTGGAAATTAAGCAAGGTCATGATTGAAAGATACACTTAATTAGTGTTTATCATGTGAGATTTTAGTAGTAGACTTTTGGATTGTGCCACAGTTGAAAAATGGCTAATGATCTCATTTGCTTGAATTCATTAGGAAAAAATCAAAAAGGCTAATAATCTAAGGctacaaattaattaattaattaattaattatcaatgatattattaaatatttggacccatttattttattttatttctttacatAAGAATCCATTATCAAGAAATGTTTATTCATTTTGAAAAAGTATATTCATTTTGAAAAAGTATACACGACAATTAGGTAAATAAAAGCATCACacgtttatttttcaattaaaattcaattgaaattcaaactatcatttaaaaaatatatatattgttaaaatgaaaattaacaaCGCATCTACTCTTATTTTAACATAtgtaataaatttatcatttaattttaaaatttaacattttaatccctgataaaataatatgtttaaatataatcaaaaagtaaaatatgattttttttaaaaaaatgatctTGCAAATAATTATAACGGTGTGTATTCACAGGTTTaatctgataataaatatatctgaataaatattaGAGTTCTCAAATTTTACTCTCTAATctctaatttctatttaaaaagaaatgGCGATggtattttaagaatttttaaaattatttaagtactttatagttattttatattttactcaataattttaatgtaataacttttaatttaaacgataaaaaaactttaaatattaaaatatttaattttaaaaacagaaagaaatatttattaattatatgctaagtaattttttttatatatatatttattgaaataCATACATCAATTTCCaccacaaaattaattaaaaaggcAAAATAGGAAGAAGGCTAAATTTTgattgtattattattatttacatttttaaatGGTGGATGGAATAAAATTAGGAGTGAATagtatttagtttaaattaaaataattaattaaattgaattaatttaaaattttgatataattttataaattaatcaaaaGAATTAGTTGTTTCAAATCGGTTTAGTtttgataaagaaaaaaaaatcgaatcgaattgattattTACTAatactatatatttttataatatatagagattatattttaaataaaattaaaatactttaattaaattatataatacttaaaataaaatataaaagaaatttattaaaaaatttaactgatgaaattaaatcaaattaaattaatttttcacttaactcatttttattaccataaatatttaaatttaaattttaaatttattctatttgatTGGAACTAACCTAACGTTCACTACGTGTTTGAAAGCTAGTAGGAAATGATAGTGAAAGTGGAGCAATGAATGGTTAGGAAATTAATTATTCAGTTGGGTGATCATTACAAATACATCCAACTATTTGAGACTTTGAGTTGGCAGTTGAAATTTTCACGGTTTAACTTTAATTTGGATTCCAATTGGAAAAGTCTATTTGTctaattaattcatttaatttggaTTCCCATTGAAAAGTCtgtttttctaattaatttgaattcattttgcGTGAGTTTATTagactaattaatataaattcccataaaataattttattaaagagaACAAATcactctttttaaattttaaaaatattttatttcaaattactgattaaaaaaagaagaaacacatttttttttaaatttttcatattttagagataaaaaataataaaacttttttcTGCTCTTTGCGTCATGAAGGTCTGCATCCAAAACAtggcattaaaaataaaatttcttttgttaatatagatattaaaaataaaattttcaagttgagagttaaattaaatagataaaaactttgcaaattaaatgaatttgcccatttaattttttttaagttttaatagtTTAACCTATTATCTgataaatactatttaattttatctatatttataatttattcttaaaaaaaagttaatctaACCCATaacttattgaatttatttttttctagatttattttttttatatatctaaatgattataaaaatattaaataatctaacataattcatagttttttttttgaattaaatgaaCTAATTTAttgctataaaaataatatttagccTTGCGATTTTATCTATAAAAGAATAACTATCAAGTTGTTTCTGAATTTTTAGTTCttctttatattaaaattacacgaatagaaatatttttatattttataaaattaaattatttattaatttattaaaaaattattagtgaatttatttaaactttaataaaaaaatagtatagatatttaaatttataggtaataaataatatgtatagttaaaaatataaatatttaatatagatTAAtggcataatttttaaataagaataaattaataaattttttaaagaattagagatttaataataatttttctatcatttatttaaagttgaagaaaaattacttaaacttaaaaaattttagagacCATGGCCCTCCTGTGGATCCGTCAATTTTATATTATGGTTAAATTTCTAAGTTGtggttaaattttatattgtatatCTAAACGTCCAAAGTTCATTATTTAATGTcttttaatttatacttttgCCTAAAATCATTGTAACCCAAATGTTGATGATGCTAAGGCTAAAGCGGAGTTGAGACCGAGTCAAATTAGATCGTTTATGATATAgagcaattaattttaaattttatggtaaattttggatcgattttaatttttattgttcgAAACGCACgattttcaaaagtgtgacgagcGTTGTAGGCCTCTCAcaaagtttaataaaaatttcatcgTTTAAGGgatcaattttacattttaattattatttttgaatattttagatatttttataattttgcatattaaaattttatttttattataaatagtttatcTTAACTATTAGGAACTtactttttaatctttaaaaaatttaagtaagACTACTCATCTTTCAacctatatttttttaaaatcattttaattaaataatatttattaaaatttttgacgAAATCTAATTAGACTTTTATCAGTATaacaaatgaaaaattatttaatatataaataatgctATTATCATGGTGGAACATATGCAATACTCACAAGAATCGGTGCCTAAAATAAAATTGACATCCATACAACAATAGTATTGAAAAATTTCTCTTATTAGAATAGTTAAAGTTTATTAATCACATTCTTATTTCATGTGGTGTATTGCAATTACACTCctgttttttcaattttttgtaAAGAGATTAAGAATGAAGAATTGAATGTGCATTTATTAAATGAACAATATGATTTTAGTCTGGACTAAGTCTaagttaggattttttttttttttttttttttttttgaattttaagcAAAGGTGGGCTATGTTTTTGGATAAAACAGGAGCTAGAGTCCACAATTTAAAGCAAAAAGGGTACATTTTTTGACCTTTTGGACCTTTATGTTGATGTTCTCAAGCAAAGCACCTTCTACTGACCTTTGAAAGGAAAACTACCAAACCAACGTATGTGAAATTCAAGGCCAATTGGGAAATTAAATGTGATTGGTGACTACCATGTGATTGGCGACTATTCACCGTATGGGTCAGTTCGGTTCTTGGCAAGAAGTAAAGTAGACCAAATTTAATTCTATTCTTGATTCTGGTTACATTtgactttaatttattatttagtttatataaattttagttcAATACAATGTATTTTTAATGCGAATTATTATCATAAAGaattgtatttaattataatttatattttaaagtttgttattatttgaattatacaaaaaattttatgtatatatgcatatatatatatatgattcgtctgaatttttattgaaaaatttatttagtttagatttcgaattatatgtttatttaattatattgtgATTAAAAGATCGATCTATGAGTAGATTAACAAATTGTAGTCAAACGTAACAATGGGTGAACCCTTGAATAACGTTTACGTAGACTAGACGATTAAGCTTGCTTGGAAGACTACTTGCTAAGTTTAAATGGATTTTTGGTAGGTGAGGACTCTGATTTTGTGAGAGTTGATGAATTCAACACAATAAGAAACTAAAGAGCCTTTCCAATTTGGCACTTAAATCAGTGGGtagaaagaggaaaaaaaaagaataataataataaataaataatttataattgaatttttcttttaatttgtaaaatttttattttttaaaaaaaataaaaaatcatgcataaattttaagaatttttttaaatttttttattataaaattaatcatatcaAATAGAGAGAAGtgaaacattttaaaatttaaatttcaaactttAAGACAACtctaatattattaatactCCATTTATTAAATGGGTAGACGAGGAAATgaagaattaaaattataaatcacatttatttataaattaaaaaagaacaCTTTTAAAACggctattaataaaaaatatatatatggaatattattttgcaattaTGTTTGACGAATTTGGATATTGCAATCATGTTAGAATTCGTCAAAGCATGTGTTTTCGAGCTCTCACCAGGTCAAATGACCAAACGGACTAAAAGGTTGCTTCTTGTCCCTAATACTTTAGGGCAAGTAATTCTTTAGCTTTTACAAATTACAATATTCGTGTGGCCCTATGATGCTGCTTATTCAGCCGCGGAGCCATAGCAGATGCAAGAGGGCCATGGCCCTTAtgaagttttctttttttttttttaaaaaaaaaaaagctattttaaaattttaagaagttACGATCTCTCTAATTTTAAGCccctaatttttaattaaaattcagaatcaagctttttttgtttttatttttgttttttttaaacataaaattgcaatttaattttttaattttacaataatatcatTAAACTATTATATGCTTAATTTCTAAGATTTTTctttgaataatatttttattcatgaaattttcaaataaaagtactttttaatttctaaataaacTAAGGATAAGATATTAAATAGCATTTtatctaaaaagaaaaattacgaAAAGCTGTTcaacttaaataataaaataatttattttaaaaattttaattcaaattaaaatcaaatcaaaccttTCATTTTAGTTTAGGGAGGGTGCTCATAACTAGCCCCTCTAGTTCAAGGTTCTAGATATAATTGTAGTTTTGGTCCGAACCGAATCGTGGCCCAGTCCAGCTTGGGCTAGGGCTGATTCATTTTGGATTGGACTGAGTGGTTTTTAGTTGAGTTGTTTCTCAGGATTGGGCTCCTGTGTTCTTGAGTTTTGAGCTTGACATGGGCTTTGACTCCATTGCGGTGAGGTTATTTTAATGCAAATCCATTTGCGTGAAAAACAGAAGAAGTTTTTTTATGAATTCCGACTTAGTAAAAAGTGTTGTTCTTGATCAAACatagatttgattgattttggtTATAGTCCGAAGCCCGCAGTAGATAGTAATACCTCCAAAAACGACGTCACTTGGAGTGATCGTTTGACTCGAGAGTGAAGGCCATCCTTTGGTCCGACGGGCATCTACCAAAGGGAAAGAGTCGTGGGAGACAAATACAGAAATGACTTCGGTGAAGATGATCACGTCGATGAGGTCAGTAGCCAGGACAGCTCTCCCTGGGGCGTCCTCATCGCTTCTTTTCAATCTCAGGCGGGTCCATGTTCCTCGTCCTCAAGCCCAAGTCGTCAGGGCATTCTCCGCTCTCTTATCGCCGCCGTCCAAGGCCATAGTCTATGACCAGCACGGTTGCCCGGATTCTGTCACCAGGTCCTAGCACACTCAGAAAGAATACAAACATATGCCCTTATTATGTATTCCAATAAAGTTAATGTTTTTGGTACAGAGTAGTGGAGATACCGCCAGTCGAAGTAAAAGCTAACGATGTGTGCGTTAAAATGCTGGCGGCTCCTATTAATCCTTCTGATATCAATCGAATTGAAGGTCAAGTTTCTTCAACTTGTGCTTAATTTGCAAAATTAGTAATGGGTTTGAAGTGATTTTGTGTTCTTTTGCTTTgaatttaattgggttaatgtTGTTTTTGGTTATAGGAGTGTATCCTGTGAGGCCTCCAGTGCCTGCAGTTGGAGGATATGAGGGCGTAGGGGAGGTGCATTCCGTGGGTTCTGCAGTTAAGGGTCTTGAGCCTGGTGATTGGGTCATTCCTTCTCCACCCTCTTTTGGTTCGTGTCCTTTTGCTTACTTTGATTATTGCAGTGATGTTTTTTGGTTTCTAGAGTTTTTTTTGTTAGCCCAGCTCTTTTGTTAGTTCTCTTTATACAGCATTAGTGCTTGAATGAAATTAACCTCATTAGAGGATAACTTTCATAATGATTAATTCAAGTTGCTTCAAAGTCTTTATCTTGATGCAGACAAACTttcaaaaagattaagttttgcAGGTTATTGACATTTCTTACCTAATACTGAACAGCATTTGCAGACGGGAATTTGAATGAGAACCcacttctcctttttttttttgctttttctttaGGCTTGATTTTATTGGATGATAGTGaatctttttttgttttgtagGAACGTGGCAGACTTATATTGTACAAGATCAGAATGTCTGGCACAAAATCAATAAAGAGTCACCCATGGAATATGCAGCAACAATCACTGTTAATCCTTTGACTGCTTTAAGAATGCTTGAAGACTTCACTACTCTTAGTTCAGGTACTGCTACATCTATATTCCAATACTTGACTGTGTTTCTTCTTCTTGATCATTTCTATGATAACGCTGTGTCCTCGCAGGAGATTCTATTGTGCAAAATGGGGCTACAAGTATTGTAGGACAGTGCATAATCCAGATCGCAAAATTCCATGGCATTCATAGCATAAATATATTAAGGGACAGGTGCTTTtcgaattttttatttaaacaatatatAAGCAAACATGCATTTGACTTAAATTTCAATACCTTTCACTGGTTAAGAATTTGCCGACATTCATGTCTTCCTAAAACTCTCTACTTGAAGGGATGAACAATAAAAATGTAGTTGGATCTCTTAAAATGAGCAGTATTGGTTTTCATATTGAGTTATCAACCCAGTGAATTTTAATTCTTTGGGTAGTAAAAGGCATTAGTTGCCTATGGccttaattttgaattaatcagTGTCTGCCATATGGattgtttttctttatttcatGTGGTCTAGAACTACATTTCAGAAAGATGTAAGCCCACCGTTCAATCAGTCTGTGGTTGCATTCCACTAAGTTCAGTTTGCACTACTTTATGTCATCGTAGGGTTTCCCCTTGATCTCTTGCTACCTATAACTTTTATGTGCTCATTTTTTTTGCACTATTGCATTTGCTGATCAACTTCCACCTTCTCCT
Encoded proteins:
- the LOC110627215 gene encoding enoyl-[acyl-carrier-protein] reductase, mitochondrial, yielding MTSVKMITSMRSVARTALPGASSSLLFNLRRVHVPRPQAQVVRAFSALLSPPSKAIVYDQHGCPDSVTRVVEIPPVEVKANDVCVKMLAAPINPSDINRIEGVYPVRPPVPAVGGYEGVGEVHSVGSAVKGLEPGDWVIPSPPSFGTWQTYIVQDQNVWHKINKESPMEYAATITVNPLTALRMLEDFTTLSSGDSIVQNGATSIVGQCIIQIAKFHGIHSINILRDRPGSDEAKEMLKKLGADEVFTESQLEVKNVKGLLTSIPEPALGFNCVGGNSASLVLKFLRQGGTMVTYGGMSKKPVTVSTSSFIFKDLSLRGFWLQKWMTSDKAKECRNMIDYLLSLAREGNLKYEMELVPFDNFHTALDKALGKLGSQPKQVLKF